One window from the genome of Haloprofundus halobius encodes:
- a CDS encoding Hsp20/alpha crystallin family protein: MMRRSNPFDDFEALFERMSKQFEGMNRQFEENRPMWHTSGIFVDVADTDDEFVVTADMPGFERDQIELSVTDRTLTIGGTREMARDDDSGEYIRRERRSESVSRSVRLPETVVEEDAKATYTNGVLTVHLPKEHHSNDEDSHRIDID, encoded by the coding sequence ATGATGCGACGTTCCAACCCGTTCGACGACTTCGAGGCCCTGTTCGAGCGCATGAGCAAGCAGTTCGAGGGGATGAACCGACAGTTCGAGGAGAACCGCCCGATGTGGCACACCTCGGGTATCTTCGTCGACGTCGCCGACACAGACGACGAGTTCGTCGTCACCGCGGATATGCCCGGTTTCGAGAGGGACCAGATCGAACTCTCGGTGACCGACCGAACGCTCACGATCGGCGGCACCCGCGAGATGGCCCGCGACGACGACTCCGGCGAGTACATCCGCCGCGAGCGCCGCAGCGAGTCCGTCAGCCGGTCGGTTCGCCTGCCCGAGACCGTGGTGGAAGAGGACGCGAAGGCCACCTACACCAACGGTGTCCTCACCGTCCACCTCCCGAAGGAACACCACTCCAACGACGAGGACAGCCACCGCATCGACATCGATTGA
- a CDS encoding Hsp20/alpha crystallin family protein yields MPDRNNPFNEIERLFDQLSRNFESSGMSKLRDISVDLEERDDEFVVTADLPGYETEDIDLAVRDRQLTIRAEHSDTAEERDDAYLRRERSHRSVSRTVHLPEPVEEEASDAAYRHGVLTVRLPKRDRRDDEEGHRIDIE; encoded by the coding sequence ATGCCGGACCGCAACAACCCGTTCAACGAGATCGAGCGCCTGTTCGACCAACTCAGTCGGAACTTCGAGTCGTCGGGGATGTCGAAGCTCAGAGACATCTCCGTCGACCTCGAAGAGCGCGACGACGAGTTCGTCGTCACCGCCGATCTACCGGGGTACGAGACCGAGGATATCGACCTCGCGGTGCGGGACCGCCAACTGACGATTCGCGCCGAACACAGCGACACCGCCGAGGAACGCGACGATGCGTATCTCCGTCGCGAGCGGAGCCACCGGAGCGTCTCTCGGACCGTCCACCTCCCCGAACCGGTCGAGGAGGAGGCCTCCGACGCCGCGTACAGACACGGCGTCCTCACGGTTCGGCTGCCGAAGCGGGACCGCCGCGACGACGAGGAAGGCCACCGTATCGACATCGAGTGA
- the pheA gene encoding prephenate dehydratase: protein MQAVTLGPAGTYSHRAASAVADDVEFRESVASIVDAVADGEFRRGVVPIENSIEGSVTESLDALAEREVSVVGELITPIRHALVAQGDSFDVVASHSQALAQCRGYLEANYPDVSLEAVASTARGVERAREDPRVAGIAHPETAGADLRVLAEDIQDRSSNATRFLVVAPAEERSEAGGKTSLVVYPNANYPGLLLELLEAFAERDINLSRIESRPSGNRLGDYLFHIDFEAGLYEERAKEAVADVEEIAKKGWVRRLGSYDTRHVLY from the coding sequence ATGCAGGCAGTCACCCTCGGACCCGCGGGGACGTACTCGCACCGCGCCGCCAGCGCCGTCGCCGACGACGTGGAGTTCCGCGAGTCGGTCGCGAGCATCGTCGACGCCGTCGCCGACGGCGAGTTCCGCCGCGGCGTCGTCCCCATCGAGAACAGCATCGAAGGTAGCGTCACCGAGAGCCTCGACGCGCTCGCCGAGCGCGAGGTGAGCGTCGTCGGCGAACTCATCACGCCGATCCGTCACGCGCTCGTCGCGCAGGGCGATTCCTTCGACGTGGTCGCCAGCCACTCGCAGGCGCTCGCGCAGTGCCGCGGCTACCTCGAAGCGAACTATCCGGACGTGTCGCTGGAGGCGGTCGCGAGCACCGCCCGCGGCGTCGAGCGCGCCCGCGAGGACCCCCGCGTCGCCGGTATCGCCCACCCCGAGACGGCCGGGGCGGACCTCCGCGTGCTCGCCGAGGACATTCAGGACCGTTCCTCGAACGCGACGCGCTTTCTGGTCGTCGCGCCCGCCGAGGAGCGCTCGGAGGCCGGTGGCAAGACGTCGCTCGTCGTCTATCCGAACGCCAACTACCCCGGACTGCTGCTCGAACTGCTCGAAGCGTTCGCCGAGCGAGACATCAACCTCTCGCGCATCGAGTCGCGGCCGAGCGGCAATCGCTTGGGCGACTACCTGTTCCACATCGACTTCGAGGCCGGACTGTACGAGGAGCGCGCGAAGGAAGCGGTCGCCGACGTCGAGGAGATTGCGAAGAAGGGGTGGGTCCGTCGTCTCGGGTCGTACGACACGCGCCACGTCCTGTACTGA
- the hisH gene encoding imidazole glycerol phosphate synthase subunit HisH yields MSTTSPTPPEETLAAVVVVDYGVGNLRSAVRGLERAGANVTVSDDPETFADADGIVLPGVGAFREGMENADPYRQALEAANERGQPIFGICLGMQMLLTTSEEAEHAGEGDVEGLGFVPGTNVRFSQGQKVPHMGWNELSVERDHPLVEGVDGEHAYFVHSYYAVPEDDDAVVATTDYGVEFPAVVANEAGNVFGTQFHPEKSGETGLRILRNFVEFCASR; encoded by the coding sequence ATGAGTACGACATCTCCGACTCCGCCCGAGGAGACGCTGGCCGCCGTCGTCGTGGTCGACTACGGCGTCGGCAACCTCCGAAGCGCGGTCCGCGGCCTCGAACGCGCGGGCGCGAACGTGACCGTCTCCGACGACCCGGAGACGTTCGCCGACGCCGACGGCATCGTCCTCCCCGGCGTAGGTGCGTTCCGCGAGGGGATGGAGAACGCAGACCCATACAGGCAAGCGCTCGAAGCGGCCAACGAACGCGGCCAACCCATCTTCGGCATCTGTCTCGGCATGCAGATGCTTCTGACGACGAGCGAGGAGGCCGAACACGCGGGCGAAGGCGACGTGGAGGGCCTCGGCTTCGTTCCCGGGACGAACGTCCGCTTCTCGCAGGGCCAGAAAGTGCCGCACATGGGCTGGAACGAACTCTCCGTTGAGCGTGACCACCCGCTCGTCGAGGGAGTCGACGGCGAACACGCCTACTTCGTCCACTCCTACTACGCCGTTCCCGAGGACGACGACGCCGTCGTCGCCACCACCGACTACGGCGTGGAGTTCCCGGCCGTCGTCGCCAACGAAGCGGGCAACGTCTTCGGCACGCAGTTTCACCCCGAGAAGAGCGGCGAGACGGGGCTGCGGATTCTTCGTAATTTCGTCGAGTTCTGCGCTAGTCGGTGA
- the phnE gene encoding phosphonate ABC transporter, permease protein PhnE, translating into MSTDTSSETKTNTERDPRIEEQFDEIRRSRRIRWLLIAVGVGVVLFFFYNALYAVELFQAELGRYFPNFLNALTDYFPFLDFSAFPFVDPSGFGQYWAFIEERNLIFDPDASLTDPSTGGPLAMFGEAGITLAMGFAGTLIGFPLALLFGILGSERVLPFPLNFVFRGIMSSIRAIPALVWALIYVPLGGLGPATATLAIATDTIGNLGRLYTDELEEVEDGPIEAMRTTGANGPQTITFGMLSQVTTPFIAWTLYIFEINVRIAVTLGIIGGGGLGRVLSVQQGLLDFTNMMATILVIIVLIISVEMFSQRVRSRLRADETPDGFLTLLLGFPRRMAESLTK; encoded by the coding sequence ATGAGCACCGACACGAGTTCCGAGACGAAGACGAACACGGAGAGAGACCCGCGTATCGAAGAACAGTTCGACGAGATTCGACGAAGTCGCCGCATCCGGTGGTTGCTCATCGCCGTCGGCGTCGGCGTCGTCCTGTTCTTCTTCTACAACGCGCTGTACGCCGTCGAACTGTTCCAGGCGGAGCTGGGGCGCTACTTCCCGAACTTCCTCAACGCGCTCACCGACTACTTCCCGTTCCTCGACTTCTCGGCGTTCCCCTTCGTCGACCCAAGCGGATTCGGCCAGTACTGGGCGTTCATCGAGGAACGCAACCTCATCTTCGACCCCGACGCGAGCCTCACCGACCCCTCGACCGGCGGTCCGCTCGCCATGTTCGGCGAGGCCGGCATCACGCTCGCGATGGGCTTTGCGGGCACGCTCATCGGCTTCCCGCTCGCGCTCCTGTTCGGCATCCTCGGCTCCGAGCGCGTGCTCCCGTTCCCGCTGAACTTCGTGTTCCGCGGGATCATGTCGTCGATTCGCGCTATCCCGGCGCTGGTGTGGGCGCTCATCTACGTTCCCCTCGGCGGCCTCGGTCCGGCGACGGCGACGCTCGCCATCGCCACCGACACCATCGGTAACCTCGGTCGTCTCTACACCGACGAACTCGAAGAGGTCGAGGACGGCCCCATCGAGGCGATGCGCACGACGGGCGCGAACGGCCCGCAGACCATCACCTTCGGGATGCTGAGTCAGGTGACGACGCCCTTTATCGCGTGGACGCTGTACATCTTCGAGATCAACGTCCGCATCGCCGTCACGCTCGGCATCATCGGCGGTGGCGGGCTCGGTCGGGTGCTGTCGGTCCAGCAGGGACTGCTGGACTTCACGAACATGATGGCGACCATCCTCGTCATCATCGTGCTCATCATCAGCGTCGAGATGTTCAGCCAGCGGGTTCGCTCGCGGCTCCGCGCCGACGAGACCCCCGACGGCTTCCTCACGCTGCTTCTGGGCTTCCCGCGTCGGATGGCCGAGTCGTTGACGAAGTAG
- the phnC gene encoding phosphonate ABC transporter ATP-binding protein — protein sequence MSNISVEGVTKEFGDTVALRDVSFTVPDGEFVIVLGVSGSGKSTLLRCMNGLTSPTDGEIRVDGTPVDSPRKDIAMIFQQHNIIGQMSAYSNALTGSLSRTDFLRSVFQLQSDEEKHRALEALDTVGLLGESQKRARQMSGGQQQRVGIARALVQQPNILLADEPVASLDPGSSQQVMRYLRQAAAERGLTTVISLHQVNLARKFGERFIGLRDGELVFDGYRDEFTMDVIDRIYGDIDTEGMFEADSDGDADEQVVSE from the coding sequence ATGAGCAACATTTCCGTAGAGGGGGTCACGAAGGAGTTCGGCGACACGGTCGCCTTACGAGACGTCAGCTTCACCGTTCCGGACGGGGAGTTCGTCATCGTGTTGGGCGTCTCCGGCTCCGGCAAGTCGACGCTACTTCGGTGTATGAACGGACTCACCAGTCCGACCGACGGCGAGATACGAGTCGACGGGACGCCGGTCGACAGCCCTCGCAAAGACATCGCGATGATCTTCCAACAGCACAACATCATCGGCCAGATGAGCGCCTACTCGAACGCGCTCACCGGTTCGCTGAGCCGGACTGACTTCCTCCGGAGCGTCTTCCAACTGCAGAGCGACGAGGAGAAACACCGCGCGCTGGAGGCGCTCGACACCGTCGGACTGCTCGGCGAATCCCAGAAGCGGGCGCGACAGATGAGTGGCGGCCAGCAACAGCGCGTCGGTATCGCCCGCGCGCTCGTCCAGCAGCCGAACATCCTGCTCGCGGACGAGCCGGTCGCCAGTCTCGACCCCGGTAGCTCCCAGCAGGTGATGCGGTATCTGCGTCAGGCCGCCGCGGAACGCGGTCTGACGACCGTCATCAGCCTCCATCAGGTGAACCTCGCCCGGAAGTTCGGCGAGCGGTTCATCGGACTCCGCGACGGCGAACTCGTCTTCGACGGCTATCGCGACGAGTTCACGATGGACGTCATCGACCGCATCTACGGCGACATCGACACCGAAGGGATGTTCGAAGCCGACAGCGACGGAGACGCCGACGAACAGGTGGTGTCGGAATGA
- a CDS encoding PhnD/SsuA/transferrin family substrate-binding protein: MSDKFGWASNRRTFLKATGAAGIAGLAGCTEGSSDGGGNDSGSNGSTAGDADSETTVRFLLNPAEADVEITEQYQPMFEYLESEASVTIEPSRAESYTATLQAIRNDQGEIADTSPSAAIAGEDVADVIGIRVAYGAAQYFSVITTTPDSGIEQLSDLQGEQIYMGDLLSVSGTLVPLTLLQDAGLDIGDAPDGEAADFSADYSDHTTAKEQMIARDDVAAATTGAFSAAPHVPKAQFDEMSEEFVEISAEYENAGTEDPELRLLAVSDPLPRAPLVSRSNWDDPVREDVEEAILNVTEDDLSHGDDYDGEPLWFTGVEEGSIDDYEPIGQVLDELDLEFEDLS, from the coding sequence ATGTCCGACAAGTTCGGCTGGGCATCGAATCGACGTACGTTTCTGAAAGCGACTGGCGCGGCCGGTATCGCGGGTCTCGCGGGCTGCACCGAGGGTAGCTCCGACGGCGGCGGCAACGACTCGGGGTCGAACGGGTCGACTGCGGGCGACGCGGACTCGGAGACGACCGTCCGGTTCCTCCTGAATCCGGCGGAAGCCGACGTCGAAATCACCGAGCAGTACCAGCCGATGTTCGAGTACCTCGAATCCGAGGCGTCGGTCACGATCGAACCGTCGCGCGCGGAGAGCTACACGGCGACGCTGCAGGCGATCCGCAACGACCAGGGCGAGATCGCCGACACCTCCCCCTCGGCTGCCATCGCCGGCGAGGACGTCGCCGACGTCATCGGTATCCGCGTCGCCTACGGCGCGGCGCAGTACTTCTCAGTCATCACGACGACGCCCGACAGCGGCATCGAGCAGCTCTCGGACCTCCAGGGCGAGCAGATCTACATGGGAGACCTCCTCTCTGTGAGCGGGACGCTCGTTCCGCTGACGCTCCTGCAGGACGCCGGACTCGACATCGGCGACGCCCCCGACGGCGAGGCGGCGGACTTCAGCGCGGACTACTCCGACCACACGACGGCGAAAGAACAGATGATCGCCCGCGACGACGTCGCCGCGGCGACGACCGGGGCGTTCTCGGCGGCCCCGCACGTGCCGAAAGCGCAGTTCGACGAGATGTCCGAGGAGTTCGTCGAGATCTCCGCGGAGTACGAGAACGCCGGCACCGAGGACCCCGAGCTTCGCCTGCTCGCCGTCTCCGACCCGCTGCCGCGCGCGCCGCTCGTCTCGCGCAGTAACTGGGACGACCCCGTCCGCGAGGACGTCGAGGAGGCCATTCTGAACGTCACCGAGGACGATCTCAGCCACGGCGACGACTACGACGGCGAACCGCTGTGGTTCACCGGCGTCGAGGAGGGGAGCATCGACGACTACGAACCGATCGGACAGGTGCTCGACGAACTCGACCTCGAGTTCGAAGACCTTTCGTAG
- a CDS encoding uracil-DNA glycosylase, whose protein sequence is MDEMDGLCVRGCTRCPALVESRSQIVNGTGPDDADLVFLGEAPGANEDSEGEPFVGRSGSVLDSALRDVGLARADVRITNCIRCRPAENRDPTKEELANCRGYLETELERVDPELVVTLGKVPSQHLLNRSVAVTKEAGTVEDVRIGERSFRVLISLHPAATLYDRSQEETFAEVIASAADVAGVGDSGSGQSNFGDF, encoded by the coding sequence ATGGACGAGATGGACGGGCTCTGTGTCCGCGGCTGCACGCGCTGCCCGGCGCTGGTCGAATCTCGGAGTCAGATCGTCAACGGCACCGGTCCGGACGACGCCGACCTCGTGTTTCTCGGTGAGGCACCCGGCGCGAACGAGGATTCGGAGGGTGAGCCGTTCGTCGGACGGTCGGGGAGTGTGCTCGACAGCGCCCTCCGCGACGTGGGTCTCGCGCGCGCGGACGTTCGGATTACGAACTGCATCCGGTGTCGCCCGGCGGAGAACCGCGACCCCACGAAGGAGGAACTCGCGAACTGCCGTGGGTATCTGGAGACCGAACTGGAGCGCGTCGACCCCGAACTCGTCGTCACGCTCGGGAAAGTACCCTCGCAACACCTCTTGAACCGCTCGGTCGCCGTCACGAAGGAGGCCGGAACCGTCGAGGACGTTCGAATCGGCGAGCGGTCGTTCCGGGTGCTCATCTCGCTGCATCCGGCGGCAACGCTCTACGACCGGAGCCAGGAGGAGACGTTCGCGGAGGTCATCGCCAGCGCCGCCGACGTCGCGGGCGTCGGTGACAGCGGGAGCGGTCAGTCGAACTTCGGTGACTTCTAA
- a CDS encoding DUF99 family protein: MKSGARALGLAFSDSDDESVLGGVVVRADGVVDGVAFETCTVGGTDATVAVTSLYDSLGREDVRALVVAGIAPAWFNLVDLRTVHAAVDRPVLSVSFERSPGLDDALCAHFSGEELAERRRIYRAQPPRRRIVVSDETLFVRAVGCDDDEAAAIVRALTLDGGRPEPVRVARLAARGACRWAAGRSVTGDAGDGVTDETTDS, translated from the coding sequence GTGAAGTCCGGGGCGCGAGCGCTCGGACTCGCGTTCTCCGACAGCGACGACGAGAGCGTTCTCGGTGGCGTCGTCGTCCGCGCCGACGGCGTCGTCGACGGAGTCGCGTTCGAGACCTGTACCGTCGGCGGAACGGACGCGACGGTCGCCGTCACGTCGCTTTACGACTCGCTCGGCCGCGAGGACGTCCGCGCCCTCGTCGTCGCGGGCATCGCGCCAGCGTGGTTCAACCTGGTCGACCTCCGGACGGTCCACGCCGCCGTCGACCGTCCGGTGCTGTCGGTCTCGTTCGAGCGGAGTCCCGGACTGGACGACGCTCTTTGCGCTCATTTTTCGGGTGAGGAACTCGCGGAGCGTCGACGAATCTACCGCGCACAGCCGCCGCGCCGCCGGATCGTCGTCAGCGACGAGACGCTGTTCGTCAGAGCCGTCGGCTGCGACGACGACGAGGCCGCGGCGATCGTCCGCGCACTCACCCTCGACGGCGGGCGACCCGAACCGGTTCGGGTCGCGCGCCTCGCCGCTCGCGGGGCGTGTCGGTGGGCCGCCGGTCGCTCGGTGACTGGTGACGCAGGCGACGGAGTGACCGACGAAACGACCGATAGTTAA
- a CDS encoding DUF5786 family protein, with product MGFGSYDESEQENQEYSTDFDEEDGVATSENNHKGSVEFEIGASNEELLSTLKDIKSE from the coding sequence ATGGGCTTTGGGAGCTACGACGAATCCGAACAGGAGAACCAGGAGTACAGCACCGACTTCGACGAAGAGGACGGCGTTGCGACCAGCGAAAACAACCACAAGGGGAGCGTGGAGTTCGAAATCGGTGCGTCGAACGAGGAACTTCTGAGCACGCTGAAAGACATCAAGAGCGAGTGA
- a CDS encoding MBL fold metallo-hydrolase, with translation MEPICVTADAEEFTCNAYLVLGEHPTLVDVGTMPGVVDAIREHTDELEAVVLTHQHTDHIGELDAVLDAFDADLYAHGDHPRRTHAFEPDETVPIGDEMAEVVYTPGHAADHVSFVTDTKLYSGDVVVYNDGAFDDGSFGRTDMAGQSRERLIESLHDLLEHLPDTVTGMYAGHGDVFEAEEGEEDGDSVRDVVERALERAERREPKYPEQ, from the coding sequence ATGGAACCGATATGCGTCACCGCAGACGCCGAGGAGTTCACCTGTAACGCGTATCTCGTCCTCGGCGAGCACCCGACGCTCGTCGACGTGGGGACGATGCCGGGCGTCGTCGACGCGATTCGCGAACACACCGACGAACTCGAGGCCGTCGTGCTCACCCACCAGCACACCGACCACATCGGCGAACTCGACGCCGTCCTCGACGCGTTCGACGCCGACCTCTACGCCCACGGTGACCATCCGCGGCGGACACACGCGTTCGAACCCGACGAGACGGTCCCCATCGGCGACGAGATGGCGGAAGTCGTCTACACGCCGGGCCACGCCGCCGACCACGTCTCGTTCGTCACCGACACGAAACTGTACAGCGGCGACGTCGTCGTCTACAACGACGGCGCGTTCGACGACGGCAGTTTCGGCCGCACCGACATGGCCGGGCAGTCCCGCGAGCGACTCATCGAGAGCCTCCACGACCTCTTAGAGCATCTCCCCGACACCGTGACGGGGATGTACGCCGGTCACGGCGACGTGTTCGAGGCCGAGGAGGGCGAAGAAGACGGCGACAGCGTCCGCGATGTCGTCGAGCGCGCGCTCGAACGGGCCGAGCGACGCGAACCGAAGTACCCTGAGCAGTAA
- a CDS encoding DUF7475 family protein, whose translation MAATTARRVDTATLNRLHYVGIVLAAVTGGIHLVLGVANLTSTLGVLFVLAGVGYVGGVALLIRGVRRRPLYLAGIGFAVVQIVAYVALNAGNLFSPVAVVDKAAQLALVGVLVLLYRRET comes from the coding sequence ATGGCTGCGACGACCGCTCGCCGCGTCGATACGGCGACGCTGAACAGATTGCACTACGTCGGTATTGTACTGGCCGCGGTTACGGGCGGCATCCACCTCGTCCTCGGGGTTGCGAACCTCACGAGTACGCTCGGCGTCCTGTTCGTGCTCGCCGGCGTCGGCTACGTCGGCGGCGTCGCACTCCTGATTCGCGGCGTCCGACGCCGACCGCTGTATCTCGCCGGCATCGGCTTCGCGGTCGTGCAAATCGTCGCCTACGTCGCGCTCAACGCCGGAAACCTGTTCAGTCCGGTCGCCGTCGTCGACAAGGCGGCGCAGTTGGCACTCGTCGGCGTACTCGTTCTCTTGTACAGAAGAGAGACCTGA
- a CDS encoding 50S ribosomal protein L40e — MPSFEHAVNRTLEKQICMRCNARNPKRSDFCRKCGYKHLRPKSKEPRNA; from the coding sequence ATGCCTAGCTTCGAGCACGCCGTCAATCGGACGCTGGAAAAACAGATCTGTATGCGATGCAACGCCCGCAATCCGAAGCGCAGCGACTTCTGCCGCAAGTGCGGCTACAAGCACCTTCGCCCGAAGTCGAAGGAACCGCGCAACGCCTGA
- a CDS encoding thioredoxin domain-containing protein: MTVRLKDFYADWCGPCKTQDPILEELEADYGDVDFEKVNVDEEQDVANQYQVRSLPTLVVENDDGVVDRFVGVTQREDIEAALQEAGA; this comes from the coding sequence ATGACTGTTCGACTCAAGGACTTCTACGCCGATTGGTGCGGCCCGTGCAAGACGCAGGACCCGATTCTCGAAGAACTGGAGGCCGACTACGGCGACGTCGACTTCGAGAAGGTGAACGTCGACGAGGAGCAGGACGTCGCCAACCAGTATCAGGTCCGTTCGCTCCCGACGCTCGTCGTCGAGAACGACGACGGCGTCGTCGACCGGTTCGTCGGCGTCACCCAGCGCGAGGACATCGAGGCGGCGCTGCAGGAAGCGGGCGCCTAG
- a CDS encoding preprotein translocase subunit Sec61beta gives MSKGDNSGGLMSSAGLVRYFDAEDRNAIRMNPKTVVAFGLLFGIGVLVLNLVA, from the coding sequence ATGAGCAAGGGAGACAACAGCGGCGGCCTGATGTCGAGTGCGGGGCTCGTCCGCTACTTCGACGCCGAGGACCGAAACGCCATCCGGATGAACCCCAAGACGGTGGTCGCGTTCGGCCTGCTGTTCGGCATCGGCGTCCTCGTATTGAACCTCGTGGCGTAG
- the pdxT gene encoding pyridoxal 5'-phosphate synthase glutaminase subunit PdxT codes for MLTAGVVAVQGDVSEHARAVERAARAHGEEAELVEIRHSGLVSDCDVLLMPGGESTTISRLLEREGIDEEIRAHVAAGKPVLATCAGLIVAARDAKDERVHNLDILDVTVDRNAFGRQKDSFEAPLDIDGLSDPFPAVFIRAPLIDEVGDGVSVLARWDDTPVAVTQGPVVATSFHPELTEDVRLHRLAFFEQAAASR; via the coding sequence ATGCTCACCGCAGGCGTCGTCGCCGTTCAGGGCGACGTGTCCGAACACGCCCGCGCCGTCGAACGCGCCGCCCGCGCCCACGGCGAAGAGGCGGAACTCGTCGAAATCCGCCACTCGGGTCTCGTTTCCGACTGCGACGTGCTTCTCATGCCGGGCGGGGAGTCGACGACCATCTCCCGCCTCCTCGAACGCGAAGGCATCGACGAGGAGATTCGCGCCCACGTCGCCGCCGGGAAACCCGTTCTCGCCACCTGCGCGGGCCTCATCGTCGCCGCGCGCGACGCGAAGGACGAGCGCGTCCACAACCTCGACATCTTGGACGTGACCGTCGACCGCAACGCGTTCGGCCGCCAGAAGGACAGTTTCGAGGCTCCGCTCGACATCGACGGTCTCTCCGACCCCTTCCCTGCAGTATTCATCCGCGCGCCGCTCATCGACGAGGTGGGCGACGGCGTGTCGGTGCTCGCGCGCTGGGACGACACGCCCGTCGCGGTCACGCAGGGCCCGGTCGTCGCGACATCGTTCCACCCGGAGCTAACCGAAGACGTGCGGCTTCATCGGCTGGCGTTCTTCGAGCAGGCCGCGGCGTCGCGGTGA
- the hisE gene encoding phosphoribosyl-ATP diphosphatase produces MSDTNSGSDAAETTDADDILDDLFELVEQRKEELPEGSYTTSLFTHEKGENAVLEKLGEESTEIVLAAKDDDTEELAHESADFVYHLLVLLSMKGMTLDDLREELAARFG; encoded by the coding sequence ATGAGCGATACGAACTCGGGGTCGGACGCGGCGGAGACGACCGACGCCGACGACATCCTCGACGACCTCTTCGAACTCGTCGAACAGCGCAAAGAGGAACTGCCCGAAGGCTCCTACACGACGTCGCTTTTCACCCACGAGAAGGGCGAAAATGCGGTCCTCGAAAAGTTGGGCGAGGAGTCCACCGAGATCGTCCTCGCGGCCAAAGACGACGACACCGAGGAGTTGGCCCACGAGAGCGCCGACTTCGTCTACCACCTTCTGGTCCTCCTCTCGATGAAAGGGATGACGCTCGACGACCTCCGGGAAGAACTCGCCGCGCGGTTCGGTTAA
- a CDS encoding DUF6276 family protein, protein MVCSSCESPTVSFAVPEDLREYAPGRSDAAELCTVCLRTQPSDAAADSATPVDDADFSHVLDSFPDGRAGVAFALLLGKLDSLALERSPIEALYDETERAGGDPMLTLDRIAAAGSVQPHFDVDRRRPQLAQFVD, encoded by the coding sequence ATGGTCTGTTCGAGTTGCGAGTCGCCCACAGTCTCGTTCGCCGTCCCCGAGGACCTCCGCGAGTACGCGCCCGGCCGCAGCGACGCCGCCGAACTCTGTACCGTCTGTCTCCGTACGCAACCGAGCGACGCGGCCGCCGACTCGGCCACTCCCGTCGACGACGCCGACTTCTCGCACGTGCTCGACTCGTTCCCCGACGGGCGCGCGGGCGTCGCGTTCGCACTCTTGCTCGGCAAACTCGACTCGCTGGCGCTCGAACGCAGCCCTATCGAGGCGCTGTACGACGAGACCGAGCGCGCGGGCGGCGACCCGATGCTGACGCTCGACCGAATCGCCGCTGCGGGGTCGGTGCAACCGCACTTCGACGTCGACCGGCGTCGCCCGCAGTTGGCGCAGTTCGTCGACTGA